A single genomic interval of Pieris brassicae chromosome 14, ilPieBrab1.1, whole genome shotgun sequence harbors:
- the LOC123718038 gene encoding uncharacterized protein LOC123718038 isoform X1, translated as MARACKMDKVYQHWRGCVTLLLFSFLSAAHAIDCFKCVSMNGKFPACDDPFHNNHSLQMLESPCMGGRKGRDGLFPATSCIKIAGVFDDTGESITVRGCGLDSGTATTDTEIIRMSHCGRFYYNDRYVHGCLQSCNDADACNGTNSVLSSLIIIFTALVLVFRS; from the exons ATGGCGCGGGCCTGC AAAATGGATAAAGTCTATCAACACTGGAGGGGATGTGTGACTCTTTTGCTGTTTTCCTTTTTATCAGCTG CTCACGCAATAGACTGCTTCAAATGTGTGTCAATGAATGGCAAATTTCCAGCGTGTGATGATCCCTTTCACAACAACCATTCCCTACAAATGCTGGAGTCGCCATGTATGGGAGGAAGAAAAGGCAGAGATGGACTCTTCCCAGCCACTTCTTGCATTAAAATTGCTGGTGTTTTTG ATGACACAGGTGAATCAATAACAGTGCGAGGCTGTGGTTTGGATTCCGGTACAGCGACGACTGATACGGAAATTATCAGAATGTCGCATTGTGGGCGCTTTTATTACAATGACAG ATATGTCCACGGCTGTCTTCAGAGCTGTAACGACGCGGACGCGTGTAACGGGACGAACAGTGTCCTATCATctctaattattatatttacagcaCTAGTTCTCGTTTTTAGAAGCTAG
- the LOC123717976 gene encoding programmed cell death protein 4 isoform X3 yields MLEEYAEDENDPNYDSEAITNGDIEFKQVIVEAEPEEIVRKSEPVILEYFEHGDTIAAAEDFLEYVTAKRSHLVCETIVEIALDHKPSHCEMASVLISDLYGRVFSVRDISYAFERLLDKLPDLILDTPDATVLLSNFIARCVADDCLPPRFVQTMSNVELNPSARQTIQRAETLLSMKHGLVRLDNIWGVGGGIRPVKSLIRQIQLLLKEYLTSSDLTEAMRCVKDLEVPHFHHELVYETVLLAVEAINTSVEEQLCTFLSELRRCVIVTPDQMDRGFLRVLEDMSDIVLDVPLAYIMLDRFVERCQHKFRLGETVLKRMPTRGRKRFVSEGDGGAIKDHALKLRE; encoded by the exons ATGCTCGAAGAGTACGCGGAAGACGAGAACGATCCAAACTACGACTCTGAGGCCATAACCAATGGTGATATTGAGTTTAAACAAGTGATTGTTGAGGCTGAGCCTGAAGAAATTGTG CGTAAATCGGAGCCAGTGATACTGGAGTACTTCGAGCATGGTGATACCATCGCTGCTGCTGAGGATTTCTTGGAGTATGTCACGGCGAAACGTAGCCACTTG gtATGCGAAACAATTGTTGAAATCGCGTTGGACCACAAGCCGTCGCACTGTGAAATGGCTTCCGTCCTCATATCGGATTTGTATGGGAGAGTGTTTTCCGTTCGAGATATTAGCTATG CATTCGAGAGGTTATTGGACAAGTTACCCGATCTGATCCTGGACACGCCGGATGCAACGGTACTCTTGTCCAACTTCATCGCCAGGTGTGTCGCTGATGACTGTCTTCCGCCGAGATTTGTTCAGACCATGTCCAATGTTGAGTTGAATCCGAGTGCcag ACAAACTATCCAAAGGGCGGAGACTCTACTCTCTATGAAGCATGGACTCGTCCGGCTGGACAACATATGGGGTGTTGGTGGAGGTATCAG GCCAGTCAAATCCCTGATCCGTCAGATCCAACTTCTCCTGAAAGAGTATCTGACGTCATCTGACTTGACTGAAGCCATGCGCTGCGTGAAGGATCTGGAGGTGCCGCATTTCCACCACGAGCTGGTGTATGAG ACCGTCTTATTGGCAGTTGAAGCTATCAACACAAGCGTTGAGGAACAACTTTGTACGTTCCTGTCTGAACTACGGCGCTGTGTTATTGTCACACCCGATCAGATGGACAGG GGTTTTCTCCGAGTGCTAGAAGACATGTCCGATATAGTGTTGGATGTGCCTCTCGCGTACATAATGCTGGATCGCTTCGTTGAACGGTGCCAGCACAAGTTCAGATTGGGCGAGACTGTTCTCAAGCGTATGCCTACTCG aggTCGCAAACGCTTTGTATCTGAAGGCGACGGTGGCGCCATCAAGGACCACGCACTCAAACTGCGCGAGTAA
- the LOC123718193 gene encoding uncharacterized protein LOC123718193, translated as MNHRKTDFITRCRLLNSQDNTEEIVWSCSSSSDNENNGGRINSIQNRKHPKTRKRKASKMMFKNDISNLHLTISDTSQESRGNYNTSPILKPRLSKSISIFKRNNSPALSSEIKESTSPILQPITDNRSTSPVLVSKLKENTPGVCKKLFNSNVTNQYSVKKRCISPIVCKGSSDGSLIGTEFVYKSDNNQNKTALVEKIKSYFQRSLSTESLSQNSISEYSTPKNSSKTSDEVEIIDFTQGLPLPIKQEGFSLTTQSAEKSKKVKYKKDGLAYRLDNLLKKQNAHISLWQHEQYLAINSNFIMPKGACLVFRIKKVHFKFGCFLLLAISDKDEVFIILINKLYVKEKMDSNVILKIYEPYKVLDFNDKCKLIVNVCKYVCESFIL; from the coding sequence ATGAATCATCGTAAaacagattttattacaagatgTCGTTTATTAAATTCTCAAGATAATACTGAAGAAATTGTGTGGTCGTGCAGTAGTTCCAGTGACAATGAGAACAATGGTGGTAGAATTAATAGTATCCAGAACCGAAAACATCCTAAGACAAGGAAAAGAAAAGCAAGCAAAATGATGTTTAAGAATGACATttctaatttacatttaacaataTCAGATACCTCCCAAGAAAGTCGAGGAAATTATAACACCTCACCCATTCTTAAACCAAGACTATCTAAATCAATATCAATCTTTAAGAGGAACAACTCACCAGCCTTATCCTCTGAAATTAAGGAATCTACATCACCAATTTTACAACCAATAACTGATAATCGGAGTACAAGTCCTGTATTAGTctctaaattaaaagaaaacactccAGGTGTatgtaaaaagttatttaattcaaatgttACAAATCAGTATAGCGTTAAGAAAAGATGCATTTCACCTATAGTATGTAAAGGAAGCAGTGATGGTTCTTTGATTGGGActgaatttgtttataaatcagataataatcaaaataaaacagcattagtagaaaaaattaaatcatattttcagAGGAGTTTAAGTACAGAATCTCTGTCACAAAATTCAATCAGTGAATATTCTACACCCAAAAATAGTTCAAAAACCAGTGATGAGGTAGaaataatagattttacaCAAGGCTTGCCTTTGCCGATAAAACAAGAAGGTTTCTCACTTACTACACAGTCTGCAGAAAAAAGCAAAAAGgtcaaatataaaaaggatGGTTTAGCATATCGcttagataatttattaaaaaaacaaaatgccCATATTTCTCTGTGGCAGCATGAACAATATCTGGCTATTAATTCAAACTTTATCATGCCAAAGGGAGCATGTTTAGTATTCCgaattaaaaaagttcattTCAAATTTGGATGCTTTTTACTATTAGCAATAAGTGACAAGGACGAagtctttattattttgattaataagttatatgtgaaagaaaaaatggatagtaatgtaattttaaaaatatatgagcCATACAAAGTGTtagattttaatgataaatgtaaattaattgttaatgtatgtaaatatgtttgtGAATCATTTATCTTgtga
- the LOC123717976 gene encoding programmed cell death protein 4 isoform X2, whose product MESWQPRRRQGGAGGKGVWGLPGSEMLEEYAEDENDPNYDSEAITNGDIEFKQVIVEAEPEEIVRKSEPVILEYFEHGDTIAAAEDFLEYVTAKRSHLVCETIVEIALDHKPSHCEMASVLISDLYGRVFSVRDISYAFERLLDKLPDLILDTPDATVLLSNFIARCVADDCLPPRFVQTMSNVELNPSARQTIQRAETLLSMKHGLVRLDNIWGVGGGIRPVKSLIRQIQLLLKEYLTSSDLTEAMRCVKDLEVPHFHHELVYETVLLAVEAINTSVEEQLCTFLSELRRCVIVTPDQMDRGFLRVLEDMSDIVLDVPLAYIMLDRFVERCQHKFRLGETVLKRMPTRGRKRFVSEGDGGAIKDHALKLRE is encoded by the exons ATGGAGTCGTGGCAGCCACGGCGTCGCCAAG GTGGTGCTGGTGGAAAGGGTGTCTGGGGTCTGCCTGGCTCGGAAATGCTCGAAGAGTACGCGGAAGACGAGAACGATCCAAACTACGACTCTGAGGCCATAACCAATGGTGATATTGAGTTTAAACAAGTGATTGTTGAGGCTGAGCCTGAAGAAATTGTG CGTAAATCGGAGCCAGTGATACTGGAGTACTTCGAGCATGGTGATACCATCGCTGCTGCTGAGGATTTCTTGGAGTATGTCACGGCGAAACGTAGCCACTTG gtATGCGAAACAATTGTTGAAATCGCGTTGGACCACAAGCCGTCGCACTGTGAAATGGCTTCCGTCCTCATATCGGATTTGTATGGGAGAGTGTTTTCCGTTCGAGATATTAGCTATG CATTCGAGAGGTTATTGGACAAGTTACCCGATCTGATCCTGGACACGCCGGATGCAACGGTACTCTTGTCCAACTTCATCGCCAGGTGTGTCGCTGATGACTGTCTTCCGCCGAGATTTGTTCAGACCATGTCCAATGTTGAGTTGAATCCGAGTGCcag ACAAACTATCCAAAGGGCGGAGACTCTACTCTCTATGAAGCATGGACTCGTCCGGCTGGACAACATATGGGGTGTTGGTGGAGGTATCAG GCCAGTCAAATCCCTGATCCGTCAGATCCAACTTCTCCTGAAAGAGTATCTGACGTCATCTGACTTGACTGAAGCCATGCGCTGCGTGAAGGATCTGGAGGTGCCGCATTTCCACCACGAGCTGGTGTATGAG ACCGTCTTATTGGCAGTTGAAGCTATCAACACAAGCGTTGAGGAACAACTTTGTACGTTCCTGTCTGAACTACGGCGCTGTGTTATTGTCACACCCGATCAGATGGACAGG GGTTTTCTCCGAGTGCTAGAAGACATGTCCGATATAGTGTTGGATGTGCCTCTCGCGTACATAATGCTGGATCGCTTCGTTGAACGGTGCCAGCACAAGTTCAGATTGGGCGAGACTGTTCTCAAGCGTATGCCTACTCG aggTCGCAAACGCTTTGTATCTGAAGGCGACGGTGGCGCCATCAAGGACCACGCACTCAAACTGCGCGAGTAA
- the LOC123717976 gene encoding programmed cell death protein 4 isoform X1, with protein MEVESIVSDSENVVMEENDKPVVEQGAGDAAASISGRVRRRHKKLARTNSKESSNVSAPLPKYRSWKNSRRPRNGHGRGLPKKGGAGGKGVWGLPGSEMLEEYAEDENDPNYDSEAITNGDIEFKQVIVEAEPEEIVRKSEPVILEYFEHGDTIAAAEDFLEYVTAKRSHLVCETIVEIALDHKPSHCEMASVLISDLYGRVFSVRDISYAFERLLDKLPDLILDTPDATVLLSNFIARCVADDCLPPRFVQTMSNVELNPSARQTIQRAETLLSMKHGLVRLDNIWGVGGGIRPVKSLIRQIQLLLKEYLTSSDLTEAMRCVKDLEVPHFHHELVYETVLLAVEAINTSVEEQLCTFLSELRRCVIVTPDQMDRGFLRVLEDMSDIVLDVPLAYIMLDRFVERCQHKFRLGETVLKRMPTRGRKRFVSEGDGGAIKDHALKLRE; from the exons ATGGAAGTTGAAAGCATTGTGTCCGACTCCGAAAACGTGGTTATGGAAGAAAACGACAAGCCGGTGGTAGAGCAAGGCGCTGGTGACGCCGCTGCCTCCATTTCAGGCCGTGTGCGTCGTCGACACAAGAAATTGGCCCGTACTAACAGCAAGGAATCAAGCAACGTTTCCGCGCCGCTTCCGAAATATCGCAGCTGGAAGAATAGTCGTCGACCAAGGAACGGTCATGGCAGGGGCTTGCCTAAAAAag GTGGTGCTGGTGGAAAGGGTGTCTGGGGTCTGCCTGGCTCGGAAATGCTCGAAGAGTACGCGGAAGACGAGAACGATCCAAACTACGACTCTGAGGCCATAACCAATGGTGATATTGAGTTTAAACAAGTGATTGTTGAGGCTGAGCCTGAAGAAATTGTG CGTAAATCGGAGCCAGTGATACTGGAGTACTTCGAGCATGGTGATACCATCGCTGCTGCTGAGGATTTCTTGGAGTATGTCACGGCGAAACGTAGCCACTTG gtATGCGAAACAATTGTTGAAATCGCGTTGGACCACAAGCCGTCGCACTGTGAAATGGCTTCCGTCCTCATATCGGATTTGTATGGGAGAGTGTTTTCCGTTCGAGATATTAGCTATG CATTCGAGAGGTTATTGGACAAGTTACCCGATCTGATCCTGGACACGCCGGATGCAACGGTACTCTTGTCCAACTTCATCGCCAGGTGTGTCGCTGATGACTGTCTTCCGCCGAGATTTGTTCAGACCATGTCCAATGTTGAGTTGAATCCGAGTGCcag ACAAACTATCCAAAGGGCGGAGACTCTACTCTCTATGAAGCATGGACTCGTCCGGCTGGACAACATATGGGGTGTTGGTGGAGGTATCAG GCCAGTCAAATCCCTGATCCGTCAGATCCAACTTCTCCTGAAAGAGTATCTGACGTCATCTGACTTGACTGAAGCCATGCGCTGCGTGAAGGATCTGGAGGTGCCGCATTTCCACCACGAGCTGGTGTATGAG ACCGTCTTATTGGCAGTTGAAGCTATCAACACAAGCGTTGAGGAACAACTTTGTACGTTCCTGTCTGAACTACGGCGCTGTGTTATTGTCACACCCGATCAGATGGACAGG GGTTTTCTCCGAGTGCTAGAAGACATGTCCGATATAGTGTTGGATGTGCCTCTCGCGTACATAATGCTGGATCGCTTCGTTGAACGGTGCCAGCACAAGTTCAGATTGGGCGAGACTGTTCTCAAGCGTATGCCTACTCG aggTCGCAAACGCTTTGTATCTGAAGGCGACGGTGGCGCCATCAAGGACCACGCACTCAAACTGCGCGAGTAA
- the LOC123718038 gene encoding uncharacterized protein LOC123718038 isoform X2, whose translation MDKVYQHWRGCVTLLLFSFLSAAHAIDCFKCVSMNGKFPACDDPFHNNHSLQMLESPCMGGRKGRDGLFPATSCIKIAGVFDDTGESITVRGCGLDSGTATTDTEIIRMSHCGRFYYNDRYVHGCLQSCNDADACNGTNSVLSSLIIIFTALVLVFRS comes from the exons ATGGATAAAGTCTATCAACACTGGAGGGGATGTGTGACTCTTTTGCTGTTTTCCTTTTTATCAGCTG CTCACGCAATAGACTGCTTCAAATGTGTGTCAATGAATGGCAAATTTCCAGCGTGTGATGATCCCTTTCACAACAACCATTCCCTACAAATGCTGGAGTCGCCATGTATGGGAGGAAGAAAAGGCAGAGATGGACTCTTCCCAGCCACTTCTTGCATTAAAATTGCTGGTGTTTTTG ATGACACAGGTGAATCAATAACAGTGCGAGGCTGTGGTTTGGATTCCGGTACAGCGACGACTGATACGGAAATTATCAGAATGTCGCATTGTGGGCGCTTTTATTACAATGACAG ATATGTCCACGGCTGTCTTCAGAGCTGTAACGACGCGGACGCGTGTAACGGGACGAACAGTGTCCTATCATctctaattattatatttacagcaCTAGTTCTCGTTTTTAGAAGCTAG